Proteins found in one Triticum aestivum cultivar Chinese Spring chromosome 4D, IWGSC CS RefSeq v2.1, whole genome shotgun sequence genomic segment:
- the LOC123099224 gene encoding uncharacterized protein, with amino-acid sequence MLYEIHSHAQIQDLQARSDELGHSNEHMDVKLVSLESVRIARESYALLWPLTKEPMSWACLELDSLSVVATLSLEIQKLEHDVLPQLMVQESKLERGALEALLVMQNSAIKLLHLAKCFKESLGILQDLVSCRAEDVSIMLNDIVLHVLRGNISWLQARLPVLAGLVTIMLETPVRFCDSDE; translated from the coding sequence ATGCTCTATGAAATCCACTCCCATGCCCAAATCCAAGACCTGCAGGCCCGCTCCGATGAGCTGGGCCACTCCAATGAGCACATGGATGTGAAGCTTGTCTCTCTGGAGTCGGTGCGCATAGCGCGCGAGTCGTATGCACTCCTCTGGCCGCTGACCAAGGAGCCGATGTCCTGGGCATGCCTGGAGCTGGATTCCCTCTCGGTCGTGGCAACCTTGTCGCTGGAAATCCAAAAGCTCGAGCATGATGTGTTACCCCAGCTCATGGTTCAGGAGTCCAAGCTGGAACGGGGCGCCCTGGAAGCCCTCCTAGTCATGCAGAACTCAGCAATTAAGCTCTTACATCTGGCGAAGTGCTTTAAGGAATCCTTGGGCATATTGCAGGATCTGGTCTCATGCCGAGCCGAAGATGTGAGCATAATGTTAAATGATATTGTTCTTCATGTACTCCGAGGTAACATTTCCTGGCTTCAGGCGCGTCTCCCGGTGCTGGCCGGGCTGGTCACCATTATGTTGGAGACCCCGGTTCGTTTCTGTGATTCTGATGAGTAG
- the LOC123099225 gene encoding uncharacterized protein, with protein sequence MTAAAAPEEIHSSQPSDVAVRAECRRPNLPPQHAAMEADRPWHRPSSPPSSHSPLNSSGSGWIRTPAPRSYLPASLGSSASSTMSDCSRDPAPPLAGHFLLEETPPHRRLPI encoded by the exons ATGACAGCAGCAGCCGCGCCCGAGGAAATCCACAGCTCGCAGCCATCGGACGTCGCCGTCCGCGCGGAGTGCCGCCGCCCGAACCTCCCACCACAGCACGCCG CAATGGAGGCCGACCGCCCATGGCATCGCCCGAGCTCACCTCCCAGCAGTCATTCTCCTTTGAATTCGTCGGGATCCGGCTGGATCCGGACGCCAGCGCCCCGTTCCTACCTCCCCGCCTCGCTTGGGTCGTCGGCCAGCTCGACGATGTCAGACTGCTCGCGGGATCCAGCGCCACCGCTGGCTGGCCACTTCCTCCTGGAGGAGACGCCCCCACATCGGCGCCTCCCCATATGA